A window of the Cicer arietinum cultivar CDC Frontier isolate Library 1 chromosome 6, Cicar.CDCFrontier_v2.0, whole genome shotgun sequence genome harbors these coding sequences:
- the LOC101507831 gene encoding disease resistance response protein 206, giving the protein MGAKVRMFVFLMLFALCSAINPSKQRKQYKPCKNMVLYFHDIIYNGMNEANATSSIVAAPQGANLTKLATQFHFGNIAVFDDPITLDNNLHSKPIGRAQGFYIYDTKNTYTSWLGFTFVLNSTQYEGTITFAGADPILKKTRDISVTGGTGDFFMHRGIATIMTDAFEGEVYFRLRVDINFFECW; this is encoded by the coding sequence ATGGGTGCCAAAGTTAGAATGTTTGTTTTTCTAATGTTGTTTGCATTATGTTCAGCCATTAATCCAAGCAAGCAGAGAAAGCAATATAAACCTTGCAAAAACATGGTCCTTTATTTTCATGACATAATTTACAATGGAATGAATGAAGCAAATGCAACATCTTCAATAGTAGCAGCTCCACAAGGTgctaatttaacaaaattagcAACTCAATTCCACTTTGGTAACATAGCTGTTTTTGATGATCCAATCACATTGGATAACAACCTTCATTCAAAACCAATTGGAAGAGCACAAGGTTTTTACATTTATGATACAAAAAACACTTACACTTCTTGGCTTGGTTTCACATTTGTTCTTAATAGCACTCAATATGAAGGAACCATTACTTTTGCTGGTGCTGACCCAATTTTGAAGAAAACTAGAGATATCTCTGTTACTGGTGGAACTGGTGATTTCTTTATGCATAGAGGAATTGCTACTATTATGACTGATGCATTTGAAGGTGAAGTTTATTTTCGACTTCGTGTTGATATTAACTTCTTTGAGTGTTGgtga
- the LOC101508149 gene encoding disease resistance response protein 206-like, protein MASCFMHLVYNAYKFQLNDLICQHLPQELKKEKMRIISPLLLLLLITIGTSATPTRWRKKTRSHEPCKTLVFYFHDIIYNGQNSKNATSAIVGTPAWGNRTILAGHNHFGDLVVFDDPITLDNNLHSHPIGRAQGFYIYDNKNIFTSWLGFSFVFNSTNHKGSINFAGADPLMNKTRDISVIGGTGDFFMTRGVATLSTDAFEGEVYFRLRVDINLYECW, encoded by the coding sequence ATGGCAAGTTGCTTTATGCATTTGGTGTACAACGCTTATAAATTTCAACTTAATGATCTAATATGCCAACACCTTCCACAAGAATTGAAAAAGGAGAAAATGAGGATCATTTCACCTCTCCTCCTTTTGCTCCTAATCACGATAGGAACCTCAGCCACACCAACAAGATGGAGAAAAAAAACACGTTCTCATGAACCATGCAAGACATTGGTGTTTTATTTTCACGACATTATTTACAACGGTCAAAATTCAAAGAATGCCACGTCAGCAATTGTAGGCACACCTGCATGGGGTAACCGGACCATATTGGCAGGACATAATCATTTTGGTGATTTGGTTGTTTTTGATGATCCAATCACTTTGGACAATAATTTACATTCACACCCAATTGGTCGTGCACAAGGATTTTACatttatgataacaaaaatattttcacttcATGGCTTGGTTTTTCATTTGTGTTTAATTCTACTAATCATAAAGGTAGCATAAATTTTGCTGGAGCTGACCCTTTGATGAATAAGACTAGGGACATTTCGGTAATTGGAGGGACAGGTGATTTTTTCATGACTAGAGGAGTGGCAACTCTCTCAACGGATGCATTTGAAGGTGAAGTTTATTTTAGGCTTCGTGTGGATATTAACTTGTATGAATgttggtaa